A single region of the Metarhizium brunneum chromosome 6, complete sequence genome encodes:
- the swnR_2 gene encoding Oxidoreductase swnR: MKVAIVAVGDLARYFVEELQKSGHEVLAVSRTPKTYLEDLEISQHITDYSETDLTAALADCDAVVCTLRVGVPDYVAVHLAILRACQHSATCKRLIPATWAGNLEDFPDEPLGVADEIRLVLSALRSQQDVSWSSISPGWYVDYIVPEKQRFMSSLGDMWPQNYDRKTFTIYGDGTQLVNFTSARDTARATVRLIEHNREDWEEFTFISGAQMTWMELGRFIQSRDPEYAFQNKSLSQTIKQYIAQESLESYGAAILELWGHGAGVRFPWSKVERHRAKFFPDLKFRSVQELADEAASEPNKVV, translated from the coding sequence ATGAAAGTCGCTAttgttgccgttggcgaTCTCGCTAGGTACTTTGTTGAAGAACTTCAAAAGAGCGGACATGAAGTACTAGCTGTTTCCCGAACTCCCAAGACGTATCTCGAGGATCTTGAAATTTCCCAACATATCACCGACTACAGTGAAACGGATCTCACCGCCGCGCTGGCCGATTGCGACGCAGTTGTGTGTACGCTGAGAGTCGGAGTGCCTGACTATGTGGCAGTCCACCTGGCCATCTTGCGGGCTTGTCAACATTCTGCCACATGCAAACGCTTAATTCCAGCCACATGGGCCGGCAACCTCGAGGATTTCCCTGACGAACCGTTAGGCGTGGCCGATGAGATTCGTCTTGTTCTCAGCGCACTTAGAAGTCAACAGGACGTGAGTTGGTCATCGATCAGTCCCGGTTGGTACGTCGACTACATCGTACCAGAGAAACAGCGTTTCATGAGCAGCCTAGGCGACATGTGGCCGCAGAATTACGACAGAAAAACTTTTACTATTTACGGCGATGGAACCCAACTAGTCAACTTTACTTCCGCCAGAGACACAGCTCGCGCTACTGTCCGACTTATCGAGCATAACAGGGAAGACTGGGAGGAGTTTACCTTTATTTCAGGCGCGCAAATGACTTGGATGGAGTTGGGCCGGTTCATTCAAAGCCGAGACCCAGAGTATGCATTTCAGAATAAGTCTCTCTCTCAGACTATCAAGCAATACATAGCACAGGAGAGCCTGGAAAGCTATGGAGCTGCCATTCTGGAGCTTTGGGGGCACGGCGCAGGTGTTCGATTTCCCTGGAGCAAGGTCGAGCGCCACCGCGCAAAGTTTTTCCCCGACTTGAAGTTCCGAAGCGTGCAAGAGCTAGCTGATGAAGCGGCATCGGAGCCCAATAAAGTAGTGTAG
- the swnR_3 gene encoding Oxidoreductase swnR: MSIAIAGSGDLARYLVEELRRAGQPVVILCRTKKSHFELPGVTQKEVDFKSVDSLKSALDGSVALISVILDYTMAYTESHMNLIAACRQTSTCRRFIPAEYGTDTADYPDQPGFEYANHEPVRQALREQNVLEWTLVCCGWLADYVLPVKNRYIKDIGDSAPFNLSSKRIVIPGTGKELLDVTSARDLCKALVALTKAPAGSWERYTYVSGEKTTLGRMSQQVQAKYSTLEFTTKHISLNQLVNAVREAKTQEERIEAEYGIVTLSSNGGFDPAFVQKQRGTYFKDVRFRSVQELLDEVDKHPDSII, from the coding sequence ATGAGCATTGCTATTGCTGGCTCAGGCGATCTTGCCCGCTACCTCGTAGAGGAGCTTCGCCGAGCAGGTCAACCCGTGGTCATCCTTTGTCGTACAAAGAAAAGCCATTTTGAGCTTCCGGGAGTCACTCAGAAAGAAGTAGACTTCAAGTCTGTTGATTCCTTGAAGAGTGCCCTGGATGGTTCTGTGGCCTTGATCTCAGTGATTCTCGACTACACCATGGCTTATACGGAAAGCCACATGAACCTGATAGCAGCTTGCCGTCAGACTTCGACTTGCCGACGCTTCATCCCAGCCGAGTACGGAACAGACACCGCAGATTATCCGGACCAACCAGGATTCGAGTATGCCAATCACGAGCCGGTACGCCAGGCACTACGCGAACAAAACGTCTTGGAGTGGACATTGGTATGCTGTGGTTGGTTGGCCGATTACGTGCTGCCGGTAAAGAACCGCTACATCAAAGATATCGGTGACTCGGCTCCATTCAACTTGTCAAGCAAGCGAATCGTTATTCCTGGAACTGGTAAAGAGCTGCTCGACGTCACCTCCGCACGAGATCTCTGCAAGGCGCTTGTTGCATTGACGAAAGCTCCGGCAGGAAGCTGGGAGCGATACACTTATGTCTCTGGCGAGAAAACTACTCTGGGACGCATGTCACAGCAAGTACAAGCAAAATATTCAACCCTCGAGTTTACTACTAAACACATCAGCCTCAACCAGCTTGTTAATGCTGTACGTGAGGCAAAGACGCAGGAGGAACGCATTGAAGCCGAGTACGGCATCGTCACTCTGAGCAGCAATGGTGGTTTTGATCCGGCCTTTGTCCAAAAGCAGCGAGGAACGTACTTCAAAGATGTTCGGTTCCGGTCGGTTCAGGAGTtgctggacgaggtggaCAAGCATCCGGACTCTATCATCTAA
- the PKS19 gene encoding Polyketide synthase 19, which produces MFLPHGNVALAVMIKQLAHQHPRTLIAGAAAGSGGNTGAVLEALGNRYASYTYTDISTSFFENARTVFSQHGSKLASEMLNVEDIQLCKGATVLCLGDLDNPVFRDMHPGRFKGLQNVMETAEVVVWVTSGAKEGLDPDVNIIFGLSSTLRAERLGRRLQFLDTDNPSSIDPSMLAKMLLRARLGPKSTAVVLDERQGAFGLHAVSVNSGAGDNALALSDENKSLVKVAGDDVLHRWHHNKTAAEDTAELHFFLAKALAGHLLGGFIKGLAWIHSAPHDLSEAIDAVAREQGVAVFQNPDHVQYGENFGRHFHPSPRVSRSLAGYTSPNPATGAPGLPFPSYALGRLCRRVGP; this is translated from the exons ATGTTTCTGCCTCATGGCAACGTTGCTCTTGCTGTTATGATAAAACAACTTGCGCACCAACATCCGCGAACACTGATCGCCGGGGCGGCAGCTGGTTCTGGCGGCAATACAGGTGCAGTCCTAGAGGCGCTTGGGAACCGATACGCGTCCTACACATATACGGACATATCTACCAGCTTCTTCGAAAACGCCCGCACCGTGTTCAGTCAGCACGGCAGCAAACTCGCCTCCGAGATGCTCAATGTCGAAGACATCCAACTATGCAAAGGAGCAACTGTGCTCTGCCTTGGGGATCTGGATAACCCCGTGTTCCGCGACATGCACCCGGGGAGATTCAAGGGATTGCAGAACGTCATGGAGACAGCAGAAGTGGTTGTATGGGTGACCTCGGGGGCCAAGGAAGGCTTGGATCCCGATGTCAACATCATTTTTGGACTATCAAGCACGTTGCGGGCTGAGCGTTTGGGTCGCAGGCTTCAATTCCTCGACACCGACAACCCTTCGTCTATTGACCCGTccatgctggccaagatgcttctCC GAGCCCGACTTGGGCCCAAATCCACGGCCGTGGTGCTCGACGAGCGCCAGGGGGCATTCGGGCTGCATGCAGTTTCCGTTAACAGCGGCGCGGGAGACAACGCCCTCGCTCTTTCGGACGAAAACAAATCTTTGGTCAAGGTTGCCGGGGACGACGTTTTGCATCGTTGGCACCACAACAAAACTGCCGCCGAAGACACGGCAGAGCTACACTTTTTCCTAGCAAAGGCACTTGCTGGACATTTGCTCGGCGGATTTATAAAAGGGCTCGCGTGGATTCACAGTGCACCGCACGACCTCAGCGAGGCCATTGACGCTGTGGCCCGCGAGCAGGGCGTCGCCGTGTTCCAGAATCCAGACCACGTCCAATATGGCGAGAATTTCGGACGTCATTTTCATCCATCCCCACGCGTGTCAAGGAGTCTTGCAGGATATACGTCCCCAAATCCCGCAACTGGTGCTCCGGGACTGCCTTTTCCATCATATGCCCTGGGAAGACTTTGCCGCCGTGTTGGCCCCTAG